Proteins from a single region of Oscillatoria sp. FACHB-1407:
- a CDS encoding chemotaxis protein CheB: MLKPDIIVIGASAGGLRAFEILVSQLPPDLPAAVFIVWHISPDYPSMLPQILSRVTSLPVNHATDYEPIHSGRIYVAPPDRHLLVESGMMRLSRGPRENRFRPAIDVLFRSAALSYGSRVIGVVLTGSLDDGAAGLYAIKERGGIAVVQDPLDALHSSMPRAAMKAVNVDYCVPIAAMGALITDLVDKPILHQEEHAVSEQMDLEVGVAREDNSLEMGIMKLGDLSPFTCPECHGVLLQLKEGNLLRFRCHTGHAYSLNSLLAEVTQSIEETLWDGIRTIEASEMLMTHTAKHLREMNEHEAADLLLQKAEDAKRRAELVRRAVMSNEVLSEDNLKEQVRLGDGREEL, translated from the coding sequence GTGTTAAAACCAGATATCATCGTTATCGGCGCATCGGCTGGAGGGCTGAGAGCCTTTGAGATCCTGGTTTCTCAACTGCCTCCTGACCTTCCTGCGGCAGTCTTTATCGTGTGGCACATCTCCCCTGACTACCCCAGCATGTTGCCACAAATTTTGTCACGAGTTACGTCTTTGCCCGTTAATCACGCTACTGATTATGAACCTATCCACTCAGGGCGAATTTATGTAGCTCCTCCCGATCGCCATCTGTTAGTTGAGTCTGGAATGATGCGGTTGTCGCGGGGTCCTAGAGAAAACCGCTTTCGTCCGGCGATCGATGTGTTGTTTCGCTCTGCCGCTTTATCCTACGGATCGCGAGTGATTGGGGTGGTGTTGACGGGGAGTTTGGATGATGGTGCGGCGGGATTGTATGCCATTAAGGAACGCGGTGGCATTGCCGTGGTGCAAGATCCGTTAGATGCCCTGCATTCGTCGATGCCCAGAGCCGCGATGAAAGCAGTGAATGTAGATTACTGTGTGCCGATCGCGGCGATGGGGGCACTGATAACCGATCTAGTCGATAAACCAATTCTCCACCAAGAGGAACACGCAGTGTCTGAGCAAATGGATCTTGAGGTAGGTGTTGCCCGAGAAGACAATAGTTTAGAGATGGGGATTATGAAACTTGGCGATCTCTCTCCCTTCACTTGCCCTGAGTGTCATGGGGTGTTGTTGCAGTTAAAAGAAGGCAATCTGCTGCGCTTTCGCTGTCATACGGGGCACGCCTATTCGCTCAATTCTCTGTTGGCGGAGGTGACGCAGTCGATTGAGGAGACGCTGTGGGACGGTATTCGGACGATCGAAGCCAGTGAAATGTTGATGACCCACACGGCAAAGCATCTGCGTGAGATGAATGAGCATGAAGCGGCAGACCTGCTGTTGCAAAAAGCGGAGGATGCCAAACGACGAGCCGAGTTGGTGCGGCGAGCGGTGATGAGTAATGAGGTCTTAAGCGAAGACAATCTGAAAGAGCAGGTCAGGCTCGGTGACGGACGAGAAGAGTTGTAA
- a CDS encoding CheR family methyltransferase — protein MIAQINPPTSFLCDSPLARDDDSSGLETLLDYLKCNRECDLTGYKRSTLMRRFRHRMQQLNLYSYSNYLRFLQDCPNEHLALLDEVLINFTGFFRDRHTWEYLATEVIPSIVASKSSNEPIRVWSAGCATGQEVCSLLILLAEILGLEACLERVQFYATDADVHALQQARRGVYRETDVVHLPPQWLKKYFVRTCRGYVFHPTLRRIVTFKRHNLMQDAPLHDVNLLVCRNVLMYLTAEAQQSILGRFHASLEDKGFLFLGQAELLFHQRHLFRTVNLQQRFYTKALDSVW, from the coding sequence ATGATTGCCCAAATAAACCCCCCAACAAGCTTTTTGTGTGATTCTCCTTTAGCCAGAGATGATGACAGTTCTGGGCTTGAGACGTTATTAGATTACCTTAAATGCAATCGGGAGTGTGATTTAACGGGCTATAAACGCTCAACTCTGATGCGACGATTTCGCCATCGTATGCAGCAACTCAACCTCTATAGCTATTCGAACTACTTGCGGTTTTTGCAGGATTGCCCAAACGAACATTTGGCTCTCCTCGATGAGGTGCTGATTAACTTCACAGGCTTCTTTCGCGATCGCCACACTTGGGAATATCTGGCAACTGAAGTGATTCCTTCTATTGTTGCTAGCAAGTCGTCGAATGAACCAATTCGAGTCTGGAGTGCGGGGTGTGCAACCGGACAGGAGGTGTGTAGCCTGCTGATCTTGTTAGCCGAGATATTGGGATTGGAGGCATGTTTGGAGCGTGTTCAGTTTTATGCGACTGATGCCGATGTACATGCGCTGCAACAGGCACGGCGTGGCGTTTATCGCGAGACAGATGTAGTCCACCTTCCCCCTCAATGGCTCAAAAAATACTTTGTGCGCACCTGTAGAGGTTATGTCTTTCACCCAACCCTGCGGCGGATTGTCACCTTTAAGCGACATAATTTGATGCAGGATGCTCCTTTGCATGATGTTAATCTCCTCGTATGTCGCAATGTGCTGATGTATTTAACAGCAGAGGCGCAACAGTCTATTCTGGGTCGCTTTCATGCCTCCCTCGAAGACAAGGGCTTTTTGTTTCTGGGACAGGCAGAATTGCTGTTCCATCAAAGGCATTTATTCAGGACTGTTAATTTACAACAGCGATTTTATACCAAGGCTTTAGACTCGGTCTGGTAA
- a CDS encoding response regulator yields the protein MLNVDSEVAAKAKLLVVDDHPDNLRTLSLILQAEGYKVRKATSGAMALETIRTQLPDLILLDIRMPKMDGFEVCATLKQSAQTCEIPILFISASNEVDEKVKAFELGGADYITKPFRAKEVLARIQHQLTIQSQYQQLLKLAQQLQHFNTDLERQIQARTLELEQALRFEQSLKRITDQVRDTLDQHQILRNAVKELATALGASCCSAVLYSPDRLTSTIRYQHPQPSQSERQERTLHMADAPEIHEQLHQRYTFAFCPLQTAATDNHTAILACPIFDNQVEQKGILGDLWVLKPEFSSFSELEVHLVEQVANQCAIALRQAKLYESSQRQVAELEQLNHLKDSFLNTISHELRSPLSNMNLALQMLDLLTQQGQTTVEHTAQPGTPNKAAQYFEILKQECDRELQLVNDLLELQHLEAGNSHIVEPIVVNLYHWLPHVIEAFQMQAQTQQQILQLTMDDNLPLLTVDLSALSRVITELLNNACKYTPANETITVAANLEETIVCLRVINSGVEISTTELTRIFDKFYRIPNNDPWKQGGTGLGLALVRKLVEQLEGSITVESCHQTVCFTVHLPTSNCRDLS from the coding sequence ATGCTGAACGTTGATAGTGAAGTTGCGGCTAAAGCAAAACTTTTAGTGGTAGATGATCATCCTGATAATCTCCGCACCCTATCACTGATTTTGCAAGCTGAAGGCTACAAAGTGAGGAAAGCAACCAGTGGTGCTATGGCATTGGAAACCATTCGCACTCAGTTGCCAGACCTGATTCTGCTAGATATTCGGATGCCCAAAATGGACGGATTTGAGGTGTGTGCAACCCTCAAGCAGTCTGCCCAAACTTGTGAAATTCCTATCCTGTTTATCAGTGCGTCCAACGAAGTAGACGAAAAGGTCAAAGCCTTTGAATTGGGTGGGGCTGATTACATTACCAAACCGTTTCGAGCAAAAGAAGTTTTAGCCCGAATTCAACATCAACTAACCATTCAATCGCAATATCAACAGCTACTCAAACTAGCTCAACAGCTACAACACTTTAACACCGATTTAGAACGCCAAATTCAAGCTCGCACCCTCGAATTAGAGCAAGCTTTGAGGTTTGAGCAGAGCTTAAAACGGATCACCGATCAAGTGCGCGACACACTTGATCAACATCAAATTTTGCGCAATGCCGTTAAAGAACTCGCCACTGCCCTCGGTGCCTCCTGTTGCAGTGCCGTGCTGTATAGCCCCGATCGCCTGACATCAACCATTCGCTATCAACACCCCCAACCCTCGCAATCTGAGAGACAGGAACGAACCCTCCACATGGCGGATGCTCCTGAAATTCATGAGCAGTTGCATCAGCGTTATACCTTTGCCTTCTGCCCGTTACAGACCGCAGCAACTGATAATCACACCGCTATTTTGGCTTGCCCCATCTTTGATAATCAGGTTGAACAAAAAGGCATCTTAGGCGATTTGTGGGTCTTGAAACCTGAGTTTTCTAGTTTTAGTGAACTAGAAGTACATCTAGTCGAGCAAGTGGCAAATCAATGTGCGATCGCCCTACGACAGGCAAAACTTTATGAGTCATCCCAACGTCAAGTCGCTGAATTAGAACAGTTAAATCATCTGAAGGACAGTTTCCTTAACACCATCTCTCATGAGCTAAGAAGCCCCCTATCGAACATGAACCTGGCACTGCAAATGTTAGATCTACTGACCCAACAAGGACAAACCACAGTAGAACACACTGCCCAACCGGGCACTCCTAACAAAGCAGCACAGTATTTTGAGATCCTAAAACAGGAATGCGATCGCGAGCTTCAACTCGTCAACGATTTATTAGAGCTACAGCATTTAGAAGCAGGCAACAGTCACATTGTCGAGCCGATCGTCGTCAACTTATACCACTGGTTACCCCACGTCATCGAAGCCTTTCAGATGCAGGCACAGACGCAGCAACAAATCCTACAACTCACGATGGATGACAACCTTCCATTGCTAACCGTGGATCTTTCAGCACTCAGTCGAGTGATTACAGAGTTACTCAACAACGCTTGTAAATATACACCTGCAAACGAAACAATTACTGTTGCTGCCAACTTAGAAGAAACAATTGTTTGTCTCAGGGTGATTAACTCTGGAGTTGAAATTTCAACAACAGAATTGACTCGCATTTTTGATAAATTTTACCGCATTCCAAACAACGACCCATGGAAACAGGGTGGCACCGGATTAGGGTTAGCCCTCGTCAGAAAGCTAGTAGAACAGCTAGAAGGGTCTATCACCGTGGAAAGCTGTCATCAAACAGTTTGTTTTACCGTTCATTTACCCACAAGCAACTGTAGGGACTTGTCTTAG
- a CDS encoding PAS domain S-box protein: MSFPQSLRHTKAQIPLQWVLITPLLLQTVSLIGLLIYLFYGDRRLEFYANQTRTILLPGLILTITTTIGVATALWVTQSILKIAQTSQSLVQGNLREALTEETSIAELKTLTQSLLALQESEQRFQELADTIPQLFFIRSLNPDRYVYINSAYERIWGRSRDELLQNPLAWMETIHPDDRDRVQASLTSQMQGNHVQREYRIIRPDGSVCWISAEVTVIRDDAGNPLRFIGLAADISDRKLAEIALHESEEQLRQIADNIDDIFFIKSLETGKLLYLNPACEELFEHSRELDYQNPELWMDSIHPEDRDRILAKFQRELQGNKFFNDEYRIVRSDGSIRWLWDRSFPIRNQAGKIYRCAGISRDITDRKMAEIALEQSETRYRAIVQDQTELISRFLADTTLLFVNDAYCRYFGIDSEDIIGKSYNPVIYEADQEKVNQLVQSISFTNPTVIIENRVIVNGEIRWTQWVNRGIYDDQGNVVEFQSVGRDITDRKQVEIALAQESLRRKTLFDTSIDGIVVLDQAGNIIEANSSFADMLGYSSEEVTTLNLVDFDAHWEQADLEEKIIESDLCSNTFETRHRRKDGSIYDVEISSNSADWSGQTVQFCICRDISERKRSEAERKQAELTLKSLVEGTASVTGEDFFPVLAQQIAVALDVSHALVSRLEGDRLQALALCADNQNQERVSYLLSGSPCEHCVEQGSYYCPGNVQAEFPNNPQLKLFESESYFGVALQNTNGDVIGVLCIANRTAIASPQRAEALLKIFGARAAAEIERLQAIEAIHQLNTDLEKRIQQRTQDLQAERLRLQLALDAANMGTWSCNLHNGQLNWSDRAQAIFGFVPGTFPGDRETFLSMVHPEDHDRVLQAIIHTFETRTPYNIEYRIHRRDSEMRWIAAWGIFSQDESTAERQLIGVVADISDRKQAERDLQESRNMLALVLDAIPQRVFWKDRQSRFLGCNSAFANDYQLTIEAIVGKTDLELPWGEWAHLYRADDEIIATTRTPKLNYEEPTNNLNGEQIWIRTSKIPLTNSQGKVIGILGCYDDITTLKQAELALQQLNVELEELNVELEELNVDLEQRIRERTLDLQQALEAADAANQAKSLFLTNMSHELRTPLNVILGFTQLLNRDPALSAEQQDCIRIMHRSGNHLLHLINEILDLSKIEAGRITLEHTNTNLFELLHDLQDMFRNRAAVKGLQFNLELKPETPQYLITDSNKLRQVLINLLTNAIKFTYEGFIALRVGLDVREGEIASNELVNPTPSLPPTSYFLQLEVEDTGVGIAPEELDIIFDAFTQAEAGRTSLEGTGLGLTISHKIVSLMGGNLTVNSTPGQGSRFSFSIPVSLGQTSQVSSIAQQQSVVSLASGQPTYRILVVDDQLSNRQLMVKVLTQIGLEVQEATGGVEAIARWQAWHPHLIWMDLRMPGLNGYEATRRIRELESLRASQTSSPNSSATKIIALTAQVSDDDRSLALAAGIDDFVGKPIQIDVIFAKMADHLGISYSYQEIEEQEFELLPPTLQPSSLQVMPPEWITALYRAALNCDEEETSSLIKQIPVEHTTLIRGLNHWLQNYNFEVIINLTQPDTSTT, from the coding sequence ATGTCTTTCCCACAATCTCTACGTCATACTAAAGCCCAGATTCCTTTGCAGTGGGTCTTGATCACCCCATTGCTACTCCAAACAGTGAGTCTAATAGGTCTACTGATATATCTCTTTTATGGCGATAGACGGCTCGAATTTTACGCCAATCAAACTAGAACCATTCTTTTACCGGGTCTGATATTAACAATAACAACCACGATCGGCGTTGCCACGGCTCTTTGGGTAACCCAATCGATTTTGAAAATCGCTCAGACAAGCCAATCCCTTGTTCAAGGAAACCTACGGGAAGCGTTAACGGAAGAAACTTCGATCGCCGAACTTAAAACTCTAACCCAGTCCCTACTCGCCCTACAGGAGAGTGAACAACGATTTCAAGAGCTTGCCGACACAATTCCCCAACTGTTTTTTATCCGATCGCTCAACCCAGATCGGTACGTCTACATCAACTCTGCTTATGAGCGCATTTGGGGGCGATCGCGTGATGAACTTTTACAAAACCCGTTGGCGTGGATGGAGACGATTCACCCGGATGATCGCGATCGCGTTCAAGCTTCCCTTACATCACAAATGCAAGGTAATCATGTCCAACGAGAATATCGAATTATTCGCCCGGATGGTTCTGTATGTTGGATTTCAGCCGAAGTAACCGTCATTCGAGATGACGCAGGAAATCCGCTTCGCTTCATTGGCCTAGCGGCGGATATTAGCGATCGCAAATTAGCAGAAATTGCTCTGCATGAGAGTGAAGAACAATTGCGGCAGATTGCAGACAATATTGACGACATCTTTTTCATCAAATCCCTTGAAACTGGGAAGCTTCTCTATCTCAACCCGGCTTGTGAAGAGCTTTTTGAACATTCGCGGGAACTCGATTACCAGAACCCTGAACTCTGGATGGATTCAATTCACCCAGAGGATCGCGATCGCATCCTGGCAAAGTTTCAGCGAGAGTTACAGGGCAATAAATTCTTTAATGACGAATATCGAATTGTCCGTTCGGATGGATCGATTCGTTGGCTCTGGGATCGCAGTTTTCCCATTCGTAATCAGGCTGGGAAGATCTATCGGTGTGCTGGCATAAGCCGAGACATCACCGATCGCAAAATGGCTGAAATCGCTCTAGAACAAAGTGAAACTCGCTATCGTGCCATTGTCCAAGACCAAACCGAATTAATTTCGCGCTTTTTAGCAGATACCACACTGTTATTTGTGAACGATGCCTACTGCCGCTATTTCGGCATCGATAGCGAGGATATCATTGGCAAGAGCTATAACCCAGTGATTTACGAAGCCGATCAAGAAAAAGTCAATCAACTGGTACAATCCATCAGCTTTACCAACCCCACTGTCATCATTGAGAACCGAGTCATTGTGAATGGCGAAATCCGTTGGACTCAATGGGTCAATCGAGGGATATACGACGATCAGGGAAATGTTGTTGAATTCCAATCGGTGGGACGTGACATCACCGATCGCAAACAAGTAGAAATTGCGCTGGCTCAAGAAAGCTTACGTCGCAAAACCCTTTTCGACACCTCCATTGATGGCATCGTTGTGCTGGATCAAGCAGGCAATATTATTGAGGCAAATTCTAGTTTTGCCGATATGTTGGGCTATTCCTCAGAGGAAGTGACAACCCTCAATCTTGTTGATTTTGATGCCCACTGGGAACAGGCAGACTTAGAGGAGAAGATTATTGAATCTGACCTTTGTAGCAACACCTTTGAAACTCGACACCGTCGCAAAGACGGGTCGATCTACGACGTAGAAATTAGTTCAAACTCAGCCGATTGGAGTGGACAAACGGTTCAATTTTGTATCTGCCGAGATATTAGCGAACGTAAACGCAGTGAGGCTGAACGCAAACAAGCGGAACTGACCTTAAAAAGCCTGGTAGAAGGCACAGCATCCGTTACAGGTGAAGACTTCTTCCCAGTCTTAGCCCAACAAATTGCAGTGGCACTCGATGTGTCTCATGCTTTAGTTAGTCGATTAGAAGGCGATCGCCTACAAGCTCTGGCATTGTGTGCTGACAACCAAAACCAGGAGAGAGTTTCCTATCTCCTGAGCGGCAGCCCTTGTGAGCATTGTGTGGAGCAGGGTTCCTACTATTGCCCTGGCAATGTACAGGCTGAGTTTCCTAATAATCCACAGTTGAAATTGTTTGAAAGTGAAAGCTATTTTGGCGTTGCCCTGCAAAACACGAACGGAGATGTGATCGGTGTCCTCTGTATTGCGAACCGAACCGCGATCGCCAGTCCTCAACGGGCAGAGGCATTGCTCAAAATTTTTGGGGCTAGAGCAGCCGCTGAAATTGAACGGTTACAAGCCATAGAAGCAATCCATCAACTCAACACCGACCTGGAAAAGCGAATTCAACAACGAACTCAGGATTTGCAAGCCGAACGATTGCGGCTGCAACTGGCATTAGATGCTGCCAACATGGGCACCTGGAGCTGTAATCTGCACAATGGACAACTCAATTGGTCTGATCGAGCGCAGGCAATCTTCGGCTTTGTCCCTGGAACCTTCCCTGGCGATCGCGAAACGTTTCTGTCGATGGTACACCCCGAAGATCATGACCGTGTCCTCCAGGCAATTATCCATACCTTTGAAACCAGAACACCCTACAACATCGAATACCGGATTCATCGCAGAGATAGCGAGATGCGTTGGATCGCGGCATGGGGCATTTTTTCTCAAGACGAATCAACCGCAGAACGCCAACTGATAGGAGTGGTTGCTGACATTAGCGATCGCAAACAAGCAGAACGAGATCTGCAAGAATCTCGCAACATGCTGGCATTAGTGCTAGACGCAATTCCTCAACGAGTCTTTTGGAAAGATCGCCAATCCAGATTTTTGGGCTGCAACTCTGCTTTCGCAAACGACTATCAGCTAACCATTGAGGCAATTGTTGGCAAAACCGATCTGGAATTGCCCTGGGGAGAGTGGGCACACCTTTATCGAGCAGATGATGAAATAATCGCCACGACCCGCACACCCAAACTGAATTATGAGGAACCAACGAATAACTTAAATGGGGAGCAAATCTGGATACGAACCAGCAAAATTCCCTTAACCAATAGCCAGGGAAAAGTGATTGGCATTTTGGGCTGCTATGACGACATCACAACCCTCAAACAAGCAGAGTTAGCCCTGCAACAGTTAAATGTAGAGTTGGAAGAACTCAATGTAGAGTTGGAAGAACTCAATGTAGATTTGGAGCAACGTATTCGAGAGCGTACCCTCGACCTGCAACAAGCCCTCGAAGCGGCTGATGCCGCTAATCAAGCTAAGAGTCTCTTTCTAACAAATATGAGCCATGAACTGCGTACCCCCCTGAACGTCATCCTCGGTTTTACTCAGCTTCTGAACCGTGACCCCGCATTGAGTGCAGAACAACAAGATTGCATCCGCATCATGCATCGCAGTGGCAATCATCTGTTGCATCTCATTAACGAAATTCTGGATTTATCTAAAATTGAAGCCGGACGGATCACGCTAGAACACACCAACACCAATCTGTTTGAATTGTTACACGATTTGCAAGACATGTTCCGCAATCGGGCAGCCGTTAAGGGATTGCAGTTCAATCTTGAACTTAAACCGGAGACACCCCAGTACCTCATTACAGACAGTAATAAACTTCGTCAGGTGCTGATCAACCTGCTCACCAATGCGATTAAATTTACCTATGAGGGCTTTATCGCCCTACGGGTGGGCTTGGACGTTCGGGAAGGAGAAATAGCATCTAACGAATTGGTGAACCCTACTCCATCCTTACCTCCTACTTCCTACTTTTTGCAATTAGAAGTCGAAGACACAGGCGTAGGCATTGCCCCCGAAGAACTCGATATCATCTTTGATGCCTTTACCCAAGCTGAAGCCGGGAGAACCTCTTTAGAAGGAACTGGGTTGGGTTTAACCATTAGCCACAAGATCGTGAGTTTAATGGGAGGCAATTTAACGGTTAACAGTACTCCAGGACAGGGCAGCCGATTCAGTTTCTCCATTCCGGTTTCTCTAGGTCAAACGAGTCAGGTATCCTCTATCGCCCAGCAACAGTCAGTGGTGAGTCTGGCTTCAGGTCAACCGACCTACCGAATTCTAGTCGTAGATGACCAGTTGAGTAATCGCCAATTGATGGTCAAGGTATTGACCCAGATCGGGCTGGAGGTGCAAGAAGCGACGGGTGGGGTTGAGGCGATCGCCCGGTGGCAGGCATGGCATCCCCATCTAATTTGGATGGATCTGCGAATGCCCGGATTAAATGGATATGAAGCGACCCGGAGAATCCGAGAATTAGAGAGCCTGAGAGCCTCTCAGACCTCATCCCCTAACTCCTCTGCCACCAAGATTATTGCCCTTACAGCCCAAGTATCCGACGATGATCGCAGCCTTGCCCTCGCCGCAGGCATCGATGACTTTGTCGGTAAACCAATTCAGATAGATGTAATTTTTGCCAAAATGGCAGACCACCTGGGAATTTCCTATTCTTATCAAGAGATTGAAGAGCAGGAATTTGAACTCTTGCCCCCGACCCTGCAACCCTCATCCCTGCAAGTTATGCCGCCTGAGTGGATCACTGCCCTCTACCGAGCCGCTCTGAATTGCGACGAAGAAGAAACCTCCTCTCTGATCAAACAAATTCCGGTAGAGCATACCACTCTTATTAGAGGCTTAAATCATTGGCTGCAAAACTACAACTTTGAAGTGATTATCAACCTCACTCAACCTGATACCTCTACAACCTGA
- the uvrB gene encoding excinuclease ABC subunit UvrB — protein sequence MGKFDIQAPFEPTGDQPKAIAQLTSFVDGNHRYQTLLGATGTGKTHTIARVIQNVGKPTLLLAHNKTLAAQLCNELREFFPDNAVEYFISYYDYYQPEAYIPVTDTYIAKTASINDEIDMLRHSATRSLFERKDVIVVASISCIYGLGIPSEYLNASIPFKVGMEVDQRQILRDLASIQYERNDLDLSRGRFRVKGDVLEIGPAYEDRVIRIEFYGDEIDAIRYIDPITGATLQSMDALNIYPARHFVTPEERLQEACEAIEQELRDRLEELERDNKLLEAQRLEQRTRYDLEMLREVGYCNGVENYARHLAGRIPGSPPECLIDYFPKDWLLVIDESHVTIPQIRAMYNGDRSRKMVLIDHGFRLPSAADNRPLKAEEFWEKVNQCIFVSATPGDWELEVSEDRVAEQIIRPTGVLDPEIFVRPTEGQIDDLLGEIQERVKRSERTLVTTLTKRMAEDLTEYLQERSVRVRYLHSEINSIERIEILQDLREGTFDVLIGVNLLREGLDLPEVSLVAILDADKEGFLRAERSLIQTIGRAARHIQGQAILYADNLTDSMAKAISETERRRAIQMEYNEKHGVVPQPIVKKSSNSILSFLEVSRRLNAQELEIAYEHSEDLPLESIPDLIVQLESQMKDAAKRLEFEEAAKFRDRIKHLRDKLLGKHA from the coding sequence ATGGGGAAGTTCGATATCCAAGCACCCTTTGAGCCAACAGGCGATCAACCCAAAGCGATCGCTCAACTCACCTCATTTGTAGATGGTAACCACCGTTATCAAACTCTCTTAGGAGCCACTGGAACCGGGAAAACGCATACCATTGCCCGTGTGATCCAGAATGTGGGTAAGCCTACTCTGCTGCTGGCGCACAACAAGACTCTGGCAGCGCAGCTTTGCAACGAGTTGCGCGAATTTTTCCCCGACAATGCGGTTGAATACTTCATCAGTTATTACGACTACTATCAGCCAGAGGCATACATTCCCGTTACGGATACCTACATCGCCAAAACGGCATCCATCAACGACGAGATCGATATGCTGCGTCACTCCGCTACGCGATCGCTGTTTGAGCGAAAAGACGTGATTGTCGTTGCCTCCATCAGTTGCATTTACGGCTTAGGGATTCCGTCAGAATATTTGAACGCCTCCATTCCCTTCAAAGTGGGGATGGAAGTTGATCAGCGGCAGATTCTTCGCGATTTAGCCTCCATTCAATACGAGCGTAACGACCTGGATCTGAGTCGGGGACGATTTCGAGTAAAAGGCGACGTATTAGAGATTGGTCCAGCTTACGAAGACCGGGTTATTCGCATCGAGTTTTATGGCGATGAGATTGATGCGATCCGCTACATCGATCCGATCACAGGTGCGACCTTGCAAAGCATGGATGCCCTTAACATCTATCCCGCCCGCCACTTTGTCACTCCAGAAGAACGCTTACAAGAAGCCTGTGAAGCGATCGAACAAGAACTGCGCGATCGCCTCGAAGAGTTAGAACGCGACAACAAACTCCTCGAAGCCCAACGCTTAGAACAACGCACTCGTTACGATCTGGAGATGTTGCGAGAAGTTGGCTACTGCAATGGCGTTGAAAACTATGCTCGTCACCTGGCAGGACGTATCCCCGGTTCCCCGCCAGAGTGCTTAATTGACTACTTCCCCAAAGATTGGCTGTTGGTGATTGATGAGTCTCACGTGACGATCCCCCAGATTCGCGCCATGTACAACGGCGATCGCTCTCGTAAAATGGTGCTCATCGATCACGGCTTTCGTCTACCCAGTGCTGCTGACAACCGTCCCCTCAAAGCTGAAGAGTTTTGGGAAAAAGTAAACCAGTGCATTTTTGTCTCCGCTACACCCGGTGATTGGGAATTAGAAGTCTCCGAAGATCGCGTTGCCGAACAGATTATTCGTCCCACCGGAGTGCTTGACCCTGAAATTTTTGTTCGTCCCACTGAAGGGCAAATTGATGATCTGTTGGGCGAGATTCAAGAGCGAGTCAAACGCAGCGAACGCACCCTCGTCACTACATTGACGAAACGGATGGCAGAAGACCTGACTGAATACTTGCAGGAGCGCAGTGTGCGAGTCCGTTATCTGCACTCTGAGATCAACTCGATTGAGCGGATTGAGATCTTGCAAGATCTGCGCGAGGGAACTTTTGATGTGCTAATCGGAGTCAACCTCCTCAGAGAAGGGTTAGACTTGCCAGAGGTTTCCCTGGTTGCCATCTTAGATGCCGACAAAGAGGGATTCTTGCGGGCAGAGCGATCGCTCATTCAGACCATTGGTCGGGCGGCGCGTCATATTCAGGGGCAAGCCATTCTCTATGCCGATAACCTGACAGACAGCATGGCAAAAGCAATCAGCGAGACTGAACGCCGACGGGCAATTCAAATGGAATACAACGAAAAACATGGTGTTGTTCCTCAGCCCATCGTTAAAAAGTCAAGTAACTCCATCTTGTCGTTTTTAGAGGTATCCAGACGGCTTAACGCCCAAGAGTTAGAGATTGCCTACGAACATTCTGAAGATCTACCTCTGGAGAGTATTCCAGATTTGATTGTTCAATTAGAGTCTCAAATGAAGGATGCGGCAAAGCGATTAGAGTTTGAAGAGGCAGCCAAGTTTCGCGATCGCATTAAGCATCTAAGAGATAAGTTACTCGGAAAACACGCTTAG